From a single Streptomyces rubradiris genomic region:
- a CDS encoding M48 family metallopeptidase → MSDDGRQQTGHERLPGRQRRRFPGISSRAYEHPADRSALVALRKLSGFDTVFKALSGLLPERSLRLLFLSDSVRVSERQFSHLHDMLMDACYILDLEKVPPMYVTQDPRPSAMCVGLDEPIIVVSTGLVELLDEEEMRAVIGHEVGHALSGHSVYRTVLLFLTSLAVKVAWIPLGNLAVTAIVTALREWFRKSELSADRAGLLVGQDVRASMRGLMKIAGGNHLHEMNVDAFLEQAEEYESGGDLRDSVLKILNVLPRSHPFTTVRAAELKKWAESRDYQRIMDGHYARRSEDKDASVSDSFRESAAGYASDVKSSKDPLMKLVTDLAGGAGDLGGRVRRGFDGFRSPPPAAGEAPGGADA, encoded by the coding sequence ATGTCCGACGACGGCCGGCAGCAGACGGGGCACGAGCGGTTGCCCGGCAGGCAGCGCAGGCGTTTCCCGGGGATCTCCTCGCGCGCCTACGAGCACCCGGCGGACCGTTCGGCGCTGGTCGCGCTGCGCAAGCTGAGCGGGTTCGACACCGTGTTCAAGGCGCTCAGCGGGCTGCTGCCGGAGCGGAGCCTGAGGCTGCTGTTCCTGTCCGACTCGGTACGGGTCTCCGAGCGGCAGTTCTCCCACCTGCACGACATGCTGATGGACGCCTGCTACATCCTGGACCTGGAGAAGGTCCCGCCGATGTACGTCACGCAGGACCCGCGGCCGAGCGCGATGTGCGTCGGCCTGGACGAGCCGATCATCGTGGTCAGCACGGGGCTGGTGGAACTCCTCGACGAGGAGGAGATGCGGGCGGTCATCGGGCACGAGGTGGGGCACGCGCTGTCCGGGCACTCGGTGTACCGCACGGTCCTGCTGTTCCTGACCAGCCTCGCGGTGAAGGTCGCGTGGATCCCGCTCGGCAATCTCGCGGTCACGGCGATCGTCACGGCGCTGCGGGAGTGGTTCCGCAAGTCGGAGCTGTCCGCCGACCGGGCGGGCCTGCTGGTGGGCCAGGACGTGCGGGCCTCGATGCGGGGCCTGATGAAGATCGCGGGCGGCAACCACCTGCACGAGATGAACGTGGACGCGTTCCTGGAGCAGGCCGAGGAGTACGAATCCGGCGGTGACTTGCGCGACTCCGTGCTGAAGATCCTGAACGTGCTGCCCCGTTCCCACCCGTTCACCACCGTGCGGGCCGCCGAGCTGAAGAAGTGGGCCGAGTCGCGCGACTACCAGCGGATCATGGACGGCCACTACGCACGGCGCAGCGAGGACAAGGACGCCTCCGTCAGCGACTCCTTCCGCGAGTCGGCGGCCGGCTACGCGAGCGATGTGAAGAGTTCCAAGGACCCGCTGATGAAGCTGGTCACGGACCTGGCGGGGGGCGCGGGCGACCTGGGCGGCCGGGTCCGTCGCGGCTTCGACGGCTTCCGCAGCCCTCCGCCGGCCGCGGGGGAGGCACCGGGCGGCGCGGACGCGTAG
- a CDS encoding glycosyltransferase 87 family protein, which yields MPEIAPFTAHRRVPVALGVCLMSFAAFWAAQRAAHVSMIDLMVYRAEGAAVRAGDDLYALRATTARLPTTYPPFAALLFTPLSLPDTALLRTLATAGNLALLVVFVRLSLKLVGHARVRTVWWVAGAAVWCEPVWTTVRYGQINLLLAVLVLWDLTRRPAGGHDRWSGLGLGLAAAVKLTPALFPVFLLATGLADRLRGGRGGPWLPHARGAAVAFAGATLLAAAVLPYDSWRFWTRMVFRASRVGLAEDTGNQALRGILARLLHTPDPAAVWTAGAAVLAVLGLTVAVRAESRGRRAWAVCACAVTALLVSPVSWTHHWVWCVPLVLLLWTRGHRAAALGTLLVFWSYIPWWVPHGPGRPELHLGGAHLLLSAGYGVAAALFLALARTSSPSPRGGEAGVRP from the coding sequence ATGCCCGAGATCGCGCCGTTCACCGCACATCGCCGGGTCCCGGTCGCCCTGGGCGTGTGCCTGATGTCCTTCGCGGCGTTCTGGGCCGCGCAGCGGGCCGCGCACGTGTCGATGATCGACCTGATGGTCTACCGGGCCGAGGGGGCCGCCGTGCGCGCCGGCGACGACCTGTACGCGCTGCGCGCGACCACCGCCCGTCTGCCCACCACGTACCCGCCGTTCGCGGCCCTGCTGTTCACGCCGCTGTCCCTGCCGGACACCGCGCTGCTGCGCACGCTGGCGACGGCCGGCAATCTCGCGCTGCTGGTGGTCTTCGTACGGTTGTCGCTGAAACTCGTCGGCCACGCGCGCGTGCGGACCGTCTGGTGGGTCGCGGGCGCGGCCGTGTGGTGCGAACCGGTGTGGACGACCGTGCGCTACGGCCAGATCAATCTGCTGCTGGCCGTGCTGGTGCTGTGGGACCTGACCCGCCGGCCCGCCGGCGGCCACGACCGCTGGAGCGGGCTGGGCCTCGGACTGGCCGCCGCGGTCAAACTGACGCCCGCGCTGTTCCCCGTGTTCCTGCTCGCCACGGGCCTGGCGGACCGGCTGCGGGGCGGACGGGGCGGGCCGTGGCTGCCGCACGCGCGCGGGGCGGCCGTCGCGTTCGCCGGGGCCACCCTGCTGGCGGCGGCCGTCCTGCCGTACGACTCCTGGCGGTTCTGGACGCGCATGGTGTTCCGCGCGAGCCGGGTAGGGCTGGCCGAGGACACCGGCAATCAGGCACTGCGCGGCATTCTGGCCCGCCTCCTGCACACGCCGGACCCGGCGGCCGTCTGGACGGCCGGTGCCGCCGTACTGGCCGTCCTCGGCCTGACGGTGGCGGTGCGGGCGGAGTCGCGGGGGCGGCGGGCCTGGGCGGTGTGTGCCTGCGCGGTCACCGCCCTGCTGGTCAGCCCGGTGTCGTGGACCCACCACTGGGTGTGGTGCGTGCCGCTGGTGCTGCTGCTGTGGACGCGCGGGCACCGGGCTGCGGCCCTGGGCACCTTGCTGGTCTTCTGGTCGTACATCCCGTGGTGGGTGCCGCACGGGCCCGGGCGCCCGGAACTCCACCTGGGCGGCGCGCACTTGCTGCTGTCGGCCGGCTACGGAGTCGCCGCCGCGCTCTTCCTCGCGCTGGCCCGGACATCGTCGCCGAGCCCCAGGGGCGGCGAGGCCGGTGTCAGGCCGTGA
- the rsfS gene encoding ribosome silencing factor → MTATDRSLELINTAAQAAADKLAHDVIAYDVSDVLSITDAFLLASAPNDRQVKAIVDEIEERLQKELGAKPVRREGDREARWVLLDYVDIVVHVQHSEERVFYALERLWKDCPEIELPADAKATRGKAEEHARLQAAEADQEPGGEW, encoded by the coding sequence GTGACCGCCACCGACCGTTCCCTTGAGCTCATCAACACCGCCGCCCAGGCGGCGGCCGACAAGCTCGCCCACGACGTCATCGCCTACGACGTGAGCGACGTACTGTCGATCACGGACGCCTTCCTGCTCGCGTCCGCGCCGAACGACCGCCAGGTCAAGGCCATCGTCGACGAGATCGAGGAGCGCCTGCAGAAGGAACTCGGCGCCAAGCCGGTCCGCCGCGAGGGCGACCGCGAGGCCCGCTGGGTCCTGCTCGACTACGTCGACATCGTCGTGCACGTCCAGCACAGTGAGGAGCGGGTCTTCTACGCCCTGGAGCGGCTGTGGAAGGACTGCCCCGAGATCGAACTGCCCGCCGACGCCAAGGCCACCCGCGGCAAGGCCGAGGAGCACGCCAGGCTGCAGGCCGCCGAGGCCGACCAGGAGCCGGGCGGGGAGTGGTGA
- the nadD gene encoding nicotinate-nucleotide adenylyltransferase: MGEQDMPTGPARETADDPVKHPQHGPGHAPAHTGKRRLGVMGGTFDPIHHGHLVAASEVAAQFQLDEVVFVPTGEPWQKSHRKVSPAEDRYLMTVIATAENPQFSVSRIDIDRGGPTYTVDTLRDLRALNPDTDLFFITGADALAQLLTWHNSEELFSYAHFIGVTRPGHHLTDPGLPEGGVSLVEVPALAISSTDCRARVAKGDPIWYMVPDGVVRYIDKRELYRGE; the protein is encoded by the coding sequence ATGGGAGAGCAGGACATGCCTACCGGTCCGGCACGCGAGACGGCCGACGACCCGGTGAAGCACCCGCAGCACGGACCGGGCCACGCCCCCGCCCACACGGGCAAGCGGCGCCTGGGCGTCATGGGCGGGACATTCGACCCGATCCACCACGGGCACTTGGTGGCGGCCAGCGAGGTCGCCGCGCAGTTCCAGCTGGACGAGGTGGTCTTCGTCCCCACCGGCGAACCGTGGCAGAAGTCGCACCGCAAGGTCTCCCCGGCCGAGGACCGCTACCTGATGACGGTCATCGCGACCGCCGAGAACCCGCAGTTCTCCGTCAGCCGCATCGACATCGACCGCGGCGGCCCCACCTACACCGTCGACACCCTGCGCGACCTGCGTGCCCTCAACCCGGACACCGACCTCTTCTTCATCACCGGCGCCGACGCCCTCGCCCAGCTGCTGACCTGGCACAACTCCGAGGAACTGTTCTCCTACGCGCACTTCATCGGCGTCACCCGCCCCGGCCACCACCTGACCGACCCGGGCCTGCCGGAAGGCGGCGTCTCGCTGGTCGAGGTGCCGGCCCTCGCCATCTCCTCCACGGACTGCCGCGCGCGAGTCGCCAAGGGCGACCCCATCTGGTACATGGTCCCGGACGGAGTCGTGCGCTACATCGACAAGCGCGAGCTGTACCGCGGCGAGTGA
- a CDS encoding LytR C-terminal domain-containing protein — translation MNDRYDAGGAGYGAVPYEVVGYDEYGRPVYRQVPAEQAPQAQQVPQPQPAAYDPYAQQQGYGYDLYATGQQPPASPYAPGHQQPGHDSYATYDPYGSQTPYDPYATDTGTQDAGGYDPYGQAVSGGRQPRAAEQTAYIPQQAGPAEDAQAAQDGPVAQDGPDAQDGPVARGGATAEETGPGPAGPDYRTEQFAFVEEPDGDSEDVIDWLKFTENRTERREEARRRARSRLIALLVVLAVVAAGGVGYLWYAGKLPGLSSGGPGGTAAPVTAQKRDVLVVHLHNTVKGGTSTALLVDNTTTKQGTTVLLPNSLALTGDDGSTTTLAKSVDDDDTSGTRDQLDTVLGTSIQGSWRLDTPYLQNLVDLVGNIEIDTDTDVPDPDAKKKGAAPLVHKGQGQTLSGKMAVAYATYRASGETENAQLQRFGQVMQGVLRKMSSDPASATTTVQTLAQILDPPLTDKDLGTFLARLADLAKSGAYQTALLPVQPDGTLSAETGDSVVKDILGGTAKSPDAGSAVRVSVQNATGVKDDTEKARVVLLNGGFTFLEGGSASGTEATSKVTYADAADQAKATEVAKTLGLPAGSVTKGTVSSGADVSVVLGRDYQPSSS, via the coding sequence GTGAACGACCGATACGACGCGGGTGGCGCGGGCTACGGCGCCGTTCCGTACGAAGTCGTCGGCTACGACGAGTACGGCAGGCCCGTGTACCGGCAGGTACCGGCCGAGCAGGCTCCCCAGGCCCAGCAGGTCCCGCAGCCCCAGCCGGCGGCCTACGACCCCTACGCCCAGCAGCAGGGCTACGGCTACGACCTCTACGCCACCGGCCAGCAGCCGCCGGCCTCGCCCTACGCCCCCGGCCATCAGCAGCCCGGCCACGACTCCTACGCCACCTACGACCCCTACGGCTCCCAGACCCCGTACGACCCGTACGCCACCGACACCGGAACCCAGGACGCCGGCGGCTACGACCCCTACGGGCAGGCCGTGAGCGGCGGCCGGCAGCCGAGGGCCGCCGAGCAGACCGCCTACATCCCGCAGCAGGCCGGCCCCGCGGAGGACGCCCAGGCCGCGCAGGACGGTCCGGTCGCGCAGGACGGCCCGGACGCGCAGGACGGCCCGGTCGCGCGAGGCGGCGCGACCGCCGAGGAGACCGGGCCCGGGCCGGCCGGACCGGATTACCGCACCGAACAGTTCGCCTTCGTCGAGGAGCCGGACGGTGACTCCGAGGACGTCATCGACTGGCTGAAGTTCACCGAGAACCGCACCGAGCGCCGCGAGGAGGCCCGCCGCCGCGCCCGCAGCCGGCTCATCGCCCTGCTCGTCGTCCTCGCCGTCGTCGCGGCCGGCGGGGTCGGCTACCTCTGGTACGCCGGAAAGCTGCCCGGCCTGTCCTCCGGCGGCCCGGGCGGCACGGCCGCCCCGGTCACCGCCCAGAAGCGCGACGTGCTCGTCGTCCACCTGCACAACACCGTCAAGGGCGGCACCTCCACGGCGCTGCTGGTCGACAACACCACCACCAAGCAGGGCACCACGGTCCTGCTGCCCAACTCCCTGGCCCTGACCGGCGACGACGGCTCCACCACGACCCTCGCCAAGTCCGTGGACGACGACGACACCTCCGGCACCCGCGACCAGCTCGACACCGTCCTCGGCACCAGCATCCAGGGCAGCTGGCGGCTCGACACGCCCTACCTGCAGAACCTCGTCGACCTCGTCGGCAACATCGAGATCGACACCGACACCGACGTGCCCGACCCGGACGCCAAGAAGAAGGGCGCCGCACCGCTCGTCCACAAGGGCCAGGGCCAGACCCTCAGCGGCAAGATGGCCGTCGCCTACGCGACCTACCGTGCCTCCGGCGAGACCGAGAACGCCCAGTTGCAGCGGTTCGGCCAGGTCATGCAGGGCGTGCTGCGCAAGATGTCCTCCGACCCGGCCTCCGCCACCACCACCGTGCAGACGCTCGCGCAGATCCTCGACCCCCCGCTCACCGACAAGGACCTCGGCACGTTCCTCGCCAGACTCGCCGACCTGGCCAAGAGCGGCGCTTACCAGACCGCCCTGCTGCCCGTACAGCCCGACGGCACGCTCAGCGCCGAGACCGGCGACAGCGTGGTGAAGGACATCCTCGGCGGCACCGCGAAGAGCCCCGACGCCGGCTCCGCGGTCCGGGTCTCCGTCCAGAACGCCACCGGTGTGAAGGACGACACGGAGAAGGCCCGCGTCGTGCTCCTCAACGGCGGCTTCACCTTCCTGGAGGGCGGCAGTGCCTCCGGCACCGAGGCCACCTCGAAGGTGACCTACGCGGACGCCGCCGACCAGGCGAAGGCCACCGAGGTCGCCAAGACCCTCGGGCTGCCCGCCGGCTCCGTGACCAAGGGCACCGTCTCCTCCGGCGCCGACGTCTCGGTGGTCCTCGGCCGCGACTACCAGCCGTCCTCGTCCTGA
- a CDS encoding cytochrome b/b6 domain-containing protein: MNRRRRTSSLPVPGRSAYGVASAVSLLLIPVSVLAGGVRFREFLNFGAGVLSLVSLSCSVIWGLFAQDRIFLNTRQRIIGQAVHRTTAVASIAFLLLHITTKIALGHTEAIAAVVPFSLGVTGIAGLIGLGSLAGLLMVFVGVTGALRGAFATPAPVAARWRAMHMLAYPAWCGALIHGLYAGRAAKPVFVFLYGLSLLGVMGALALRAAPRPVKRRVAGRLAALFHRTAPPGPAGPEANRSRAAGPDRTGPHNGREPRHAPTAPLPRPPAAAPAAGFAAAYRAVSDPDRPRQPFTAARTAAADLPPDLRPTQAAAPVDGPSSAFGGWPVPSPPPVGEAPPSAYDPLQDTGYTVPVHGGPGATGYGGRDMYDTTETNGSYGTYLPGDTFDGGPATEPLPGSPYGAPFPGGPWNTPSGGFK, from the coding sequence ATGAACCGTCGTCGACGTACCAGCTCGCTCCCCGTACCGGGCCGCTCGGCCTATGGGGTGGCGTCCGCCGTCTCCTTGCTGCTCATACCCGTGTCCGTGCTGGCCGGAGGCGTCCGGTTCCGCGAGTTCCTGAACTTCGGCGCGGGCGTGCTGTCCCTCGTCTCACTGAGCTGCTCGGTGATCTGGGGCCTGTTCGCCCAGGACCGGATCTTCCTGAACACCCGGCAGCGGATCATCGGCCAGGCCGTGCACCGGACGACCGCGGTCGCCTCGATCGCGTTCCTGCTGCTGCACATCACCACGAAGATCGCGCTCGGCCACACGGAGGCGATCGCCGCTGTCGTCCCGTTCTCGCTCGGCGTCACCGGGATCGCCGGCCTGATCGGGCTCGGCTCGCTCGCCGGCCTGCTGATGGTCTTCGTGGGGGTCACGGGCGCGCTGCGCGGCGCCTTCGCCACCCCGGCCCCGGTCGCGGCGCGCTGGCGGGCCATGCACATGCTGGCCTACCCCGCGTGGTGCGGGGCGCTGATCCACGGCCTTTACGCGGGTCGCGCGGCCAAACCCGTCTTCGTGTTCCTCTACGGCCTGTCGCTGCTCGGCGTGATGGGCGCCCTCGCGCTGCGCGCCGCGCCGCGCCCAGTCAAGCGCAGGGTCGCCGGCCGGCTGGCGGCCCTGTTCCACCGGACCGCACCGCCCGGACCCGCCGGGCCGGAGGCGAACCGCTCCCGGGCGGCCGGACCGGACCGGACCGGCCCGCACAACGGCCGGGAACCGCGGCATGCGCCCACCGCCCCGCTCCCCCGGCCACCGGCCGCCGCGCCCGCCGCCGGTTTCGCCGCGGCCTACCGCGCGGTGTCCGACCCGGACCGCCCTCGGCAGCCCTTCACGGCCGCCCGGACCGCCGCCGCGGACCTGCCGCCGGATCTCCGGCCCACACAGGCCGCCGCGCCCGTGGACGGCCCCTCCAGCGCCTTCGGCGGCTGGCCGGTGCCCTCCCCGCCGCCGGTCGGCGAGGCCCCGCCGTCCGCGTACGACCCGCTCCAGGACACCGGGTACACCGTCCCGGTCCACGGCGGTCCGGGCGCCACCGGCTACGGCGGACGTGACATGTACGACACCACTGAGACGAACGGCTCCTACGGCACGTACCTCCCGGGTGACACGTTCGACGGCGGTCCCGCCACCGAACCGCTGCCCGGCTCGCCCTACGGGGCACCGTTTCCGGGCGGACCGTGGAACACGCCTTCCGGAGGCTTCAAGTGA
- a CDS encoding glutamate-5-semialdehyde dehydrogenase produces MTTLSPYDSMSPVTQAAYRAKAAAADLAPLPRAVKDDTLLAIADALEVRTAEIIEANAKDVAKARENGTSEAIVDRLTLTPERIRAIASDVRDVAKLPDPVGEVVRGSTLPNGIDLRQVRVPLGVVGIIYEARPNVTVDAAALCLKSGNAVLLRGSASAYESNTALVRVIRDAVGGAGLPADAVQLVPGESRDSVRELMRARGLVDVLIPRGGASLIRTVVNESTVPVIETGTGNCHVYVDAQADIDTAIEILINSKAQRVSVCNAAETLLVHQDIASEFLPRALDALAEAGVTVHADDRVMAYAKDSKVTAVEATPEDWETEYLSYDIAAAVVDSLDKAVEHIRLWTSGHTEAIVTTSQQAARRFTQLVDSTTVAVNASTRFTDGGQFGFGAEIGISTQKLHARGPMGLPELTSTKYIVTGDGHVRR; encoded by the coding sequence ATGACCACGCTCTCGCCGTACGACTCGATGTCCCCGGTCACCCAGGCCGCCTACCGGGCCAAGGCCGCCGCCGCCGACCTCGCGCCGCTCCCGCGCGCCGTGAAGGACGACACGCTGCTCGCCATCGCCGACGCCCTGGAGGTCCGGACCGCCGAGATCATCGAGGCCAACGCCAAGGATGTGGCCAAGGCCCGGGAGAACGGCACCAGCGAGGCCATCGTCGACCGGCTCACCCTCACCCCCGAGCGGATCCGCGCCATCGCCTCCGACGTCCGCGACGTGGCCAAGCTGCCCGACCCGGTCGGCGAGGTCGTCCGCGGCTCCACCCTGCCCAACGGCATCGACCTGCGCCAGGTCCGCGTACCGCTCGGCGTCGTCGGCATCATCTACGAGGCCCGCCCGAACGTGACCGTCGACGCGGCGGCCCTGTGCCTGAAGTCCGGCAACGCCGTCCTGCTGCGCGGCTCCGCCTCCGCCTACGAGTCCAACACCGCCCTCGTCCGGGTGATCCGCGACGCCGTCGGCGGTGCCGGGCTCCCCGCCGACGCCGTCCAGCTCGTGCCCGGCGAGAGCCGCGACTCCGTCCGCGAGCTGATGCGCGCCCGCGGCCTGGTCGACGTCCTCATCCCGCGCGGCGGCGCCTCCTTGATCCGGACCGTGGTCAACGAGTCCACGGTCCCCGTGATCGAGACCGGCACCGGCAACTGCCACGTCTACGTCGACGCCCAGGCCGACATCGACACGGCCATCGAGATCCTGATCAACTCCAAGGCCCAGCGGGTCAGCGTCTGCAACGCCGCCGAGACCCTCCTCGTCCACCAGGACATCGCCTCCGAGTTCCTGCCCCGGGCCCTCGACGCCCTCGCCGAGGCCGGGGTCACCGTCCACGCCGACGACCGGGTCATGGCCTACGCCAAGGACTCCAAGGTCACCGCGGTCGAGGCCACCCCCGAGGACTGGGAGACGGAGTACCTCTCCTACGACATCGCCGCCGCGGTCGTCGACTCGCTGGACAAGGCCGTCGAGCACATCCGGCTGTGGACCTCCGGCCACACCGAGGCCATCGTCACCACCTCCCAGCAGGCCGCCCGCCGCTTCACCCAGCTGGTCGACTCCACCACCGTCGCCGTGAACGCCTCCACCCGCTTCACCGACGGCGGCCAGTTCGGCTTCGGTGCCGAGATCGGCATCTCCACCCAGAAGCTGCACGCCCGCGGCCCGATGGGGCTGCCGGAGCTGACCAGCACCAAGTACATCGTCACCGGCGACGGGCACGTACGCCGCTGA
- a CDS encoding NADH-quinone oxidoreductase subunit NuoF family protein codes for MNEALPDVPEVRVVGLPQLTSGFDLVERLDLPMHLKVHGPLDPLGGEQLAKLAERVNLKGRGGAGFPFHKKLRSVAESAIRRGVRPVVVVNGSEDEPACRKDTVLINRAPHLILDGALLCAEALGARTLVVGVTRESTQCSMETALAERGLGNSRRLALRAWVQRNPVRMVSGAAASLIRSIDGGPAIPPGRKVSASRSGVGGAPTLLSNAETFAQLAIAARIGPERYAHTGLHDEPGTVMLTVSGAVARPMVIEVPTGVPLRYVLRLAGAPPVPQGVLTGGYHGKWIDAATVDEAIVSRNSLDAVGGSLGAGAILPIGRETCPLGESLRVAQWLAEESAGQCGPCYLGLPAAAHGLEDVLDGGGPAALEALKQIASNVKRRGACSHPDGSAMFLESTIKAFTDDLAAHVLGDGCGRPVEGVLPLFEDGGAPTGVPGGTESGASRQRIHVDWTLCRGHGLCADILPEVFELGADGFPTVAQAQVPRYAEAKALRAVRRCPALALRIEEDTRGQAPARNLPVLSQGRGRRALGR; via the coding sequence GTGAACGAGGCACTGCCCGACGTCCCCGAGGTCCGAGTGGTCGGTCTTCCCCAGCTCACGTCGGGCTTCGACCTTGTCGAGCGACTCGACCTGCCGATGCACCTGAAGGTGCACGGGCCGCTCGACCCGCTGGGCGGCGAACAGCTCGCCAAACTCGCCGAACGCGTCAACCTGAAGGGGCGCGGCGGAGCCGGCTTCCCCTTCCACAAGAAGCTGCGCTCGGTCGCCGAGTCGGCGATCAGGCGCGGGGTCCGGCCGGTCGTCGTGGTCAACGGCAGCGAGGACGAGCCGGCCTGCCGCAAGGACACCGTGCTGATCAACCGGGCGCCGCACCTCATCCTGGACGGCGCCCTGCTGTGCGCCGAAGCGCTCGGCGCGCGCACCCTCGTCGTCGGCGTCACCCGGGAATCCACGCAGTGCTCCATGGAGACCGCGCTCGCCGAACGCGGCCTGGGCAACAGCCGTAGATTGGCGCTGCGCGCGTGGGTGCAACGCAATCCGGTGCGCATGGTCTCCGGTGCCGCCGCCTCGCTGATCCGCTCGATCGACGGCGGCCCGGCGATCCCGCCCGGCCGCAAGGTCAGCGCCTCGCGGAGCGGTGTCGGCGGGGCGCCCACGCTGCTGTCGAACGCGGAGACGTTCGCGCAGCTCGCCATAGCCGCCCGCATCGGCCCGGAGCGTTACGCCCACACGGGCCTGCACGACGAGCCGGGCACCGTGATGCTCACCGTCTCCGGTGCGGTCGCCCGCCCGATGGTGATCGAGGTGCCCACGGGCGTGCCGCTGCGCTACGTGTTGCGGCTCGCGGGCGCCCCGCCGGTGCCGCAGGGCGTGCTGACCGGCGGCTACCACGGCAAGTGGATCGACGCGGCGACCGTGGACGAGGCGATCGTCTCCCGCAACTCGCTGGACGCGGTGGGCGGTTCGCTGGGCGCGGGCGCGATCCTGCCGATCGGCCGGGAGACGTGCCCGCTGGGCGAGTCGCTGCGGGTGGCACAGTGGCTGGCCGAGGAGAGCGCCGGTCAGTGCGGGCCCTGCTATCTGGGGCTGCCCGCCGCCGCGCACGGGCTGGAGGACGTCCTGGACGGCGGCGGACCGGCGGCCCTGGAGGCGCTGAAGCAGATCGCGAGCAACGTCAAGCGGCGCGGCGCGTGTTCACACCCGGACGGATCGGCGATGTTCCTGGAGTCGACCATCAAGGCGTTCACCGACGACCTGGCGGCGCACGTCCTCGGCGACGGCTGCGGACGGCCCGTGGAGGGCGTTCTGCCGCTCTTCGAGGACGGCGGGGCCCCTACGGGCGTCCCGGGCGGCACGGAGAGCGGCGCGAGCCGCCAGAGGATCCACGTGGACTGGACGCTGTGCCGGGGCCACGGGCTGTGCGCGGACATCCTCCCGGAGGTGTTCGAACTCGGCGCGGACGGCTTCCCGACCGTCGCCCAGGCGCAGGTACCGCGTTACGCGGAGGCGAAGGCGCTGCGCGCGGTACGCCGCTGCCCGGCGCTCGCCCTGCGCATCGAGGAGGACACGCGCGGGCAGGCGCCGGCGCGCAATCTGCCGGTGCTCTCCCAGGGGCGCGGCCGGCGCGCGCTGGGCCGCTGA
- a CDS encoding histidine phosphatase family protein, which translates to MSATGEVTDRTGRGRRIILWRHGQTSWNVERRFQGTTDVELTETGLGQARRAARLLASLRPDAIVSSDLRRAAHTAAELAALTGLEVTREEGLRETYAGVWQGLTHEEIIARHGEEYAAWKRGEAVRRGGGELETEVADRAAPVVLRHAEKLPEDGTLVVVSHGGTIRTTIGRLLGLEARHWESLGGLSNCCWSVLGEGARGWRLLEHNAGTLPEPVLGDDD; encoded by the coding sequence ATGAGCGCCACGGGTGAGGTGACCGACCGCACGGGCCGGGGCCGCCGCATCATCCTGTGGCGACACGGCCAGACCTCCTGGAACGTCGAGCGGCGTTTCCAGGGCACCACGGACGTCGAGCTGACCGAGACGGGCCTGGGCCAGGCCCGCCGCGCCGCCCGGCTGCTCGCCTCCCTGCGGCCCGACGCGATCGTCTCGTCGGACCTGCGGCGCGCCGCGCACACGGCCGCCGAGCTGGCCGCCCTCACCGGCCTGGAGGTCACCCGCGAGGAGGGCCTGCGCGAGACCTACGCGGGCGTCTGGCAGGGGCTGACGCACGAGGAGATCATCGCCCGCCACGGCGAGGAGTACGCCGCGTGGAAGCGCGGGGAAGCGGTCCGCCGCGGCGGCGGGGAACTGGAGACCGAGGTCGCCGACCGCGCCGCCCCCGTCGTGCTGCGGCACGCCGAGAAGCTGCCCGAGGACGGCACTCTCGTCGTCGTCAGCCACGGTGGCACCATCCGCACCACCATCGGCCGGCTCCTCGGCCTGGAGGCCCGGCACTGGGAGAGCCTCGGCGGCCTCTCCAACTGCTGCTGGTCCGTGCTCGGCGAGGGCGCCCGTGGCTGGCGTCTGCTGGAGCACAACGCGGGCACCCTTCCGGAGCCCGTCCTCGGCGACGACGACTGA